In the Deinococcus budaensis genome, one interval contains:
- a CDS encoding low temperature requirement protein A, which translates to MSHGEPSSVALQDGTSQSGTGDDRQAAPGSPEEQKVTWLELFFDLTFVVAFDQLAKRLGDAPSGINLVNFLVMFGAVWWAWAGNTTFAARHGNQDRVYRWGSLAQLLTVAVLALSERGELAENGPVFALAFAANRAVLIGMHALMIRRDPEVAAFARPLMTGYGLAALIWLGSAFLGGTAQLLAWGVALGVDLLTPLLLRDRHGQALPHQEHLPERVGLLQIIALGGVVTELVAGGRQRPLTPADLAPSLLALVTALGLWRLYFDQARALPVLEAHRRGRIGSFLLWLYSHIPLTLGIVMLAVGMGHGIADTENARDAVNLQLVVWSLATALLALALLRANALRLSHRPLLNRSLLALLGGVGVSALLSLTDLGTLPLHAAVAALTVLLAAVSAADPTSEALGEVEERLGAGGSPI; encoded by the coding sequence ATGAGTCACGGCGAGCCGTCCAGCGTCGCCCTGCAAGACGGCACCTCGCAAAGCGGCACTGGCGACGACCGCCAGGCGGCGCCCGGCAGCCCCGAGGAGCAGAAGGTCACCTGGCTGGAGCTGTTTTTCGACCTCACCTTCGTGGTGGCCTTCGATCAGCTCGCCAAGCGGCTGGGCGACGCGCCGAGCGGGATCAACCTCGTCAATTTTCTGGTGATGTTCGGCGCGGTGTGGTGGGCCTGGGCCGGGAACACCACCTTCGCGGCCCGGCACGGCAACCAGGACCGGGTCTACCGCTGGGGCAGCCTCGCGCAGCTGCTGACGGTGGCAGTGCTGGCCCTCTCCGAGCGCGGCGAACTCGCGGAAAATGGCCCGGTCTTCGCGCTGGCCTTTGCCGCCAACCGGGCGGTTTTGATCGGGATGCACGCCCTGATGATTCGCCGCGATCCCGAGGTGGCCGCCTTTGCCCGGCCCCTGATGACCGGATACGGCCTGGCCGCCCTGATCTGGCTGGGGAGCGCCTTTCTGGGCGGGACCGCGCAGCTGCTCGCCTGGGGGGTGGCGCTGGGGGTGGACCTGCTGACGCCGCTGCTGCTGCGTGACCGCCACGGCCAGGCGCTGCCGCATCAGGAGCATCTGCCCGAGCGGGTGGGCCTGCTTCAGATTATCGCGCTGGGGGGCGTCGTGACCGAGCTGGTGGCGGGTGGGCGCCAGCGGCCCCTCACGCCCGCCGACCTCGCGCCCTCGCTGCTGGCGCTGGTCACCGCGCTGGGGCTGTGGCGGCTGTATTTCGATCAGGCGCGCGCCCTGCCCGTGCTGGAGGCGCACCGCAGGGGCCGCATCGGGTCTTTTTTGCTGTGGCTCTACAGCCATATTCCCCTGACGCTGGGGATCGTGATGCTGGCGGTCGGCATGGGCCACGGCATCGCCGACACGGAAAACGCCCGCGACGCCGTCAACCTGCAACTGGTGGTCTGGTCGCTGGCCACCGCCCTGCTCGCGCTGGCGCTGCTGCGGGCCAACGCCCTGCGCCTCTCGCACCGCCCGTTGCTGAACCGCAGCCTGCTGGCGCTGCTGGGGGGCGTGGGGGTCAGTGCCCTGCTGTCCCTGACCGACCTCGGCACCCTGCCCCTGCACGCGGCGGTGGCGGCCCTGACGGTGCTGCTCGCCGCCGTGAGCGCCGCCGACCCCACCAGCGAGGCGCTCGGAGAGGTCGAGGAGCGGCTGGGCGCGGGCGGCTCGCCCATCTGA
- the ruvA gene encoding Holliday junction branch migration protein RuvA codes for MIAYLSGVVREVRDVSAVIVAGGVGYEVFCPASTLGKLAVGTPAELNIRHVIREDAQLLFGFTDADSLRLFDLLTGVSGVGPKLGLALLSAMPPSAVAQGLLTGDVRLLSSVSGVGKKTAERLVLELQNKVPEHLAAAAPGEGGKAAPVTGTAGRDAVDALMALGFREGQVRGVVAELLAADPAQSTDALIRKGLGRLR; via the coding sequence GTGATTGCCTACCTGAGCGGCGTCGTGCGCGAGGTGCGCGACGTGAGCGCCGTGATCGTCGCCGGGGGCGTGGGCTACGAGGTCTTTTGCCCGGCCTCGACGCTGGGCAAACTGGCGGTGGGGACCCCGGCCGAACTCAACATCCGCCACGTGATCCGCGAGGACGCCCAGCTGCTGTTCGGGTTCACGGACGCGGACAGCCTGCGCCTCTTCGACCTGCTGACGGGGGTCAGCGGGGTGGGGCCGAAGCTGGGCCTCGCGCTGCTCTCGGCCATGCCGCCCTCGGCGGTGGCGCAGGGTTTGCTCACGGGAGACGTGCGGCTGCTCTCCAGCGTGTCGGGCGTGGGCAAGAAAACCGCCGAGCGGCTGGTCCTCGAACTCCAGAACAAGGTGCCCGAGCATCTGGCCGCCGCCGCGCCGGGAGAGGGGGGCAAGGCCGCCCCGGTCACGGGCACGGCAGGCCGCGACGCCGTGGACGCCCTGATGGCGCTGGGCTTCCGTGAGGGGCAGGTGCGCGGCGTGGTGGCCGAGTTGCTGGCCGCCGACCCCGCCCAGAGCACCGACGCCCTGATTCGCAAGGGCCTGGGCCGCCTGCGATGA
- the metG gene encoding methionine--tRNA ligase, protein MTRQPEREFYITTAIDYANGVPHIGHVYEKILTDALARYHRLAGYAVTFLTGTDEHGEKIAKAAAASGQTPQAFVDDLSARAFRGLWDRLEISYDDFIRTTEPRHKAYVQEILQRVYDAGDIYFAEYEGLYSVGAERYVTDKELVEGGDGVRRFPGDKDPPEQRREANYFFRMEKYQAWLRQHIEQNPDFIGPAGYRNEVLEMLREPVGDLSISRPKSRVGWGIELPWDPEHVTYVWFDALLNYVSGPVSLGMGEAAIGTAWHVIGKDILKPHAVFWPTMLRAAGLPVYRKLVVHSHILAEDGRKMGKSLGNALDPEALVRAYPVDAIRYTLLREASLGADSPYGEGILVSRLNSDLANDLGNLLSRTVSMIQKYRGGVIPQAHEPGEREHLLEAAALALPGEVLRLARDLKVNMAIEEAMNFVRSLNRYIAESAPWTLAKAEETQGRLDTVLYTAAEGLRVASVALEAVIPGKARELRHQLGLGDQRYPLTAAWGLTPAGTPVVGGPVLFPKPEVPASAETPAPRPAKNGKKEKKAVTQTPAAQAPAPEAQTPELQVAAPTPAAPPSDTAAPMQDLISIDDFARIDLRVAEVVAAEAVPKADKLLKLTVKMGGETRTVVSGIRQWFAPEDLVGRRVVLVANLKPARLRGIESQGMILAAEDEHGNLDLVGTGLELPSGTKVR, encoded by the coding sequence ATGACGAGACAGCCCGAGCGAGAGTTCTACATCACCACCGCCATCGACTACGCCAACGGCGTGCCGCACATCGGGCACGTGTACGAAAAGATCCTGACCGACGCCCTGGCCCGCTACCACCGCCTCGCCGGGTACGCGGTGACCTTCCTGACCGGCACCGACGAGCACGGCGAGAAGATCGCCAAGGCCGCCGCCGCAAGCGGGCAGACGCCGCAGGCGTTTGTGGACGACCTCTCGGCGCGGGCCTTCCGGGGGCTGTGGGACCGGCTGGAGATCAGCTACGACGACTTTATCCGCACGACCGAGCCGAGGCACAAAGCCTACGTGCAGGAGATCTTGCAGCGGGTCTACGACGCGGGCGACATCTACTTCGCGGAGTACGAGGGCCTGTACTCGGTGGGCGCCGAGCGGTACGTCACCGACAAAGAACTGGTGGAAGGCGGTGACGGGGTGCGCCGCTTTCCCGGTGACAAGGACCCGCCCGAGCAGCGGCGCGAGGCCAACTACTTTTTCCGCATGGAGAAGTATCAGGCGTGGCTGCGCCAGCACATCGAGCAGAATCCCGACTTCATCGGCCCCGCCGGGTACCGCAACGAGGTGCTGGAGATGCTGCGCGAACCGGTCGGGGACCTCTCCATCAGCCGCCCGAAGTCGCGGGTGGGCTGGGGGATCGAGCTGCCCTGGGACCCGGAGCACGTGACCTACGTGTGGTTCGACGCGCTGCTGAACTACGTCTCCGGGCCGGTCAGTCTGGGGATGGGCGAGGCAGCCATCGGAACGGCGTGGCACGTGATCGGCAAGGACATCCTCAAGCCGCACGCGGTGTTCTGGCCGACCATGCTGCGGGCGGCGGGGCTGCCCGTGTACCGCAAGCTGGTGGTCCACAGCCACATCCTGGCCGAAGACGGGCGCAAGATGGGCAAGAGCCTGGGCAACGCCCTGGACCCCGAGGCGCTGGTGCGCGCGTACCCGGTGGACGCGATTCGCTACACCCTGCTGCGCGAGGCCTCGCTGGGCGCCGACAGCCCCTACGGCGAGGGGATTCTGGTGTCGCGGCTGAACAGCGACCTCGCCAACGACCTGGGCAACCTGCTGTCGCGCACGGTCAGCATGATCCAGAAGTACCGGGGCGGGGTCATTCCGCAGGCCCACGAACCCGGCGAGCGCGAGCACCTGCTGGAGGCGGCGGCGCTGGCCCTGCCCGGCGAGGTGCTGCGGCTGGCCCGGGACCTCAAGGTCAACATGGCGATCGAGGAGGCGATGAACTTCGTCCGCAGCCTCAACCGCTACATCGCGGAAAGTGCCCCGTGGACGCTGGCAAAGGCCGAGGAGACCCAGGGGCGCCTCGACACCGTGCTGTACACCGCCGCCGAGGGGCTGCGGGTGGCGAGCGTGGCCCTGGAGGCCGTGATTCCCGGCAAGGCCCGCGAGCTGCGCCACCAGCTCGGCCTGGGGGACCAGCGCTACCCGCTGACCGCCGCCTGGGGCCTGACCCCCGCCGGAACGCCGGTCGTGGGCGGCCCGGTGCTGTTTCCCAAACCCGAGGTGCCCGCCAGCGCCGAGACCCCCGCCCCCCGCCCCGCGAAGAACGGAAAGAAGGAGAAAAAAGCCGTGACCCAGACCCCAGCAGCGCAGGCCCCTGCCCCGGAGGCGCAGACCCCCGAACTTCAGGTCGCCGCACCGACCCCCGCCGCCCCGCCCAGCGACACCGCCGCGCCCATGCAGGACCTGATCTCCATCGACGACTTCGCGCGCATCGACCTGCGGGTGGCGGAGGTCGTGGCGGCCGAGGCGGTGCCCAAGGCCGACAAGCTGCTCAAGCTGACCGTGAAAATGGGCGGCGAGACCCGCACGGTCGTCAGCGGCATCCGCCAGTGGTTCGCGCCGGAAGACCTGGTGGGCCGCCGGGTGGTGCTGGTCGCCAACCTCAAGCCCGCGAGGCTGCGCGGCATCGAGAGCCAGGGCATGATCCTGGCCGCCGAGGACGAGCACGGCAACCTCGATCTGGTGGGGACCGGGCTGGAGCTGCCCAGCGGGACGAAGGTGCGGTAA
- the rapZ gene encoding RNase adapter RapZ produces the protein MPFVIVSGLSGSGKSTALRTLEDAGFFITDNLPPELWGAMHDLAVARGLERVAVSTDARTRFFLDALEDSYVRLSRRREDLRVLFLEAASEVLLRRYNLTRREHPLGETLMLDFARERELLSPLRAIADTVIDTTGFTAAELSARVLRTFRLEQDFTLRLLSFGFKHAPPRDADLVIDVRSLPNPHYVPELRPRTGLEREVAQYVFQDAASEAFYGEVRDFVRIAAERARAAGRHGYTVAVGCTGGQHRSVAVAARLAGDLLDLGAQVADHRDMRPGGEE, from the coding sequence ATGCCGTTTGTGATCGTGTCGGGCCTGTCGGGCAGTGGGAAAAGCACCGCGCTCAGAACGCTGGAGGACGCGGGCTTTTTCATCACCGACAACCTGCCGCCCGAGCTGTGGGGGGCGATGCACGATCTGGCGGTGGCGCGCGGGCTGGAGCGGGTGGCGGTGAGCACCGACGCGCGCACCCGCTTTTTTCTGGACGCGCTGGAGGACAGCTACGTGCGGCTCTCGCGGCGCCGCGAGGACCTGCGGGTGCTGTTTCTGGAGGCGGCCTCCGAGGTGCTGCTGCGGCGCTACAACCTCACCCGGCGCGAGCACCCGCTGGGCGAGACGCTGATGCTGGATTTCGCCCGCGAACGCGAACTGCTCTCGCCGCTGCGGGCGATTGCCGACACGGTGATCGACACGACCGGCTTCACGGCGGCCGAGCTGTCGGCGCGGGTGCTGCGGACCTTCCGGCTGGAGCAGGACTTCACCCTGCGGCTGCTGAGTTTCGGGTTCAAGCACGCGCCGCCCCGGGACGCCGACCTGGTGATCGACGTGCGCTCGCTGCCCAACCCCCACTACGTGCCCGAGTTAAGGCCCCGCACCGGGCTGGAGCGCGAGGTGGCGCAGTACGTCTTTCAGGACGCCGCCTCGGAGGCGTTTTACGGCGAGGTGCGCGACTTCGTGCGGATCGCCGCCGAGCGGGCGCGGGCGGCGGGGCGGCACGGGTACACGGTGGCGGTGGGCTGCACCGGCGGGCAGCACCGTTCGGTGGCGGTCGCCGCGCGGCTGGCGGGCGACCTGCTGGACCTCGGCGCGCAGGTGGCCGACCACCGCGACATGCGCCCCGGCGGTGAGGAATGA
- a CDS encoding gluconeogenesis factor YvcK family protein yields the protein MWLSPGLGVKRWLLLFAVCTLLGAVGFLHFTWTGPLHFTATRWILWLNALTKPEVLPLWVAGISVMALALGGALLSIAMLNRSMLRSTGTAPEQALDVIYSHRTLSRGARIVAVGGGTGLSNLLSGLKAHSGNLTAIVAVSDDGGSSGRLREALDMIAPGDLTDCYAALSDSPVLARLLLHRFGRGEGLEGHTFGNLLLATLSEEQGGLQGAMRDVHEVLRVRGQVFPATTTPTTLVARLSDGREVRGESGLAAQMGGARVQSVRLEPAHLPALPAVLEAIDGAELIVLGPGSLFTSIIPALLVPDVARAIRDSAAPVVYVASLMTEPGETTGLGLEDHVRAITAHLGRTPDWVLMNSTPVPEDVRARYAAEGAQVLDLVGAGGDLQGRIRSAPLLHPEDEQARHDPAALAQALVTLTPRSRLGL from the coding sequence ATGTGGCTCTCGCCGGGGCTGGGGGTCAAGCGCTGGCTGCTGCTGTTCGCGGTCTGCACGCTGCTGGGGGCAGTCGGCTTCCTGCATTTCACCTGGACCGGGCCGCTGCACTTCACGGCCACGCGCTGGATCCTGTGGCTCAACGCCCTGACCAAACCCGAGGTGCTGCCGCTGTGGGTGGCGGGCATCTCGGTCATGGCGCTCGCGCTGGGGGGCGCGCTGCTGAGCATCGCCATGCTCAACCGCTCGATGTTGCGCTCGACCGGCACGGCCCCCGAGCAGGCGCTGGACGTGATCTACTCGCACCGGACCCTCTCGCGCGGCGCCCGGATCGTGGCGGTCGGCGGCGGCACCGGGCTGTCGAACCTGCTCAGCGGCCTCAAGGCGCACTCGGGCAACCTCACGGCCATCGTGGCGGTGTCGGACGACGGCGGATCGAGCGGGCGGCTGCGCGAGGCGCTCGACATGATCGCGCCCGGCGACCTGACCGACTGCTACGCGGCGCTCTCGGACAGCCCCGTCCTGGCGCGGCTGCTGCTGCACCGCTTCGGGCGTGGCGAGGGGCTGGAAGGCCACACCTTCGGCAATCTGCTGCTCGCCACCCTCAGCGAGGAACAGGGCGGGCTTCAGGGAGCCATGCGCGACGTGCACGAGGTGTTGCGGGTGCGCGGGCAGGTCTTTCCGGCCACGACCACGCCGACCACGCTGGTCGCCCGGCTGTCCGACGGCCGGGAGGTGCGCGGCGAGAGCGGCCTGGCCGCGCAGATGGGGGGCGCGCGCGTGCAGAGCGTGCGGCTGGAACCTGCCCACCTCCCGGCCCTGCCCGCCGTGCTGGAGGCCATCGACGGCGCCGAGCTGATCGTGCTGGGGCCGGGCAGCCTCTTTACCTCAATCATTCCCGCGCTGCTGGTGCCCGACGTGGCGCGGGCGATCCGCGACTCGGCAGCGCCCGTCGTGTACGTCGCCAGCCTGATGACCGAACCCGGCGAGACGACCGGACTGGGCCTGGAAGACCACGTCCGCGCCATCACCGCCCACCTGGGCCGCACGCCCGACTGGGTCCTGATGAACAGCACGCCGGTGCCGGAGGACGTGCGCGCCCGTTACGCCGCCGAGGGCGCGCAGGTCCTCGACCTGGTCGGGGCGGGCGGCGACCTGCAAGGCCGCATCCGCTCCGCGCCCCTCCTGCACCCCGAAGACGAGCAGGCCCGGCACGACCCCGCCGCACTGGCGCAGGCGCTGGTCACGCTGACGCCGCGCAGCCGCCTGGGCCTGTGA